The proteins below are encoded in one region of Rana temporaria chromosome 2, aRanTem1.1, whole genome shotgun sequence:
- the LOC120926646 gene encoding uncharacterized protein LOC120926646 — translation MSDSADSDVQQNKRTKRQKSRGPIYTKEENAALVAAVSKEKVTLFCQSVPASEKSAAWERVRDSVNAVSKFHRPTNGVRHRFYDCRATVTKKMQRLRLGQNRGKPIKLREWEAELRDVLLAEDVPGFSSRGQNHRAGDQETSSLEGSAPTPSTSYQQHSGESCIQDPPASASGRTIAPPQDQQYHPERRVQCSPHSPVLLLERLEIQPEITPIIPQTPDFSPGPEEEHRGQGSFIQPPHALMPPTAVPPFPTVQEIILRELIELRCDNRKLQRKVKRLTRLTHQLSRQQTESFEIILARASQQHN, via the exons atgTCAGATAGTGCGGACTCAGATGTGCAGCAGAACAAGCGAACCAAGAGACAGAAATCAAGGGGACCCATATATACCAAAGAGGAGAATGCTGCATTGGTTGCTGCAGTATCAAAAGAAAAAGTGACACTCTTCTGCCAATCCGTGCCAGCATCTGAGAAGTCAGCAGCCTGGGAACGAGTCCGGGACTCCGTGAATGCGGTCTCCAAGTTTCACAGGCCCACCAATGGCGTCAGACACAg GTTCTATGATTGTCGGGCAACGGTTACAAAGAAGATGCAGAGGCTTCGACTAGGACAAAACCGAGGAAAGCCTATCAAGTTGCGAGAGTGGGAGGCGGAGCTAAGAGATGTCCTTCTGGCAGAGGATGTCCCTGGATTCAGCAGCAGGGGTCAAAATCATAGAGCTGGTG ATCAAGAAACATCATCCTTGGAAGGATCAGCTCCAACTCCAAGTACATCCTATCAACAACATTCTGGTG AAAGCTGCATTCAAGACCCTCCAGCATCGGCTTCTGGCAGGACCATTGCTCCTCCTCAGG ATCAGCAATACCACCCTGAGAGGAGAGTACAGTGCAGCCCGCACTCTCCTGTTCTTCTTTTGGAGAGGCTGGAGATTCAGCCAGAGATTACCCCTATCATTCCCCAGACTCCTGATTTCTCCCCCGGCccagaggaggagcacagaggacaagGTTCATTCATTCAGCCACCCCATGCCCTGATGCCACCTACTGCTGTACCGCCTTTCCCAACTGTGCAGGAGATCATTCTGAGGGAGCTTATAGAATTAAGGTGTGACAACCGAAAACTACAACGAAAGGTCAAAAGGCTTACCCGGCTTACCCATCAGTTGAGCAGGCAGCAAACTGAGAGTTTTGAAATAATTTTGGCCCGGGCAAGCCAACAACACAATTAG